From the genome of Geobacter sp. SVR, one region includes:
- a CDS encoding beta-phosphoglucomutase family hydrolase: MNQFGATISISPRDYDAVLFDLDGVLTKTASVHAAAWKRLFDDFLRQRATGTGEPFVPFDAQEDYRRYVDGKARYDGVRDFLASRGVELPFAAPAGDPEAPNVQALGRLKDRYFREHLERHGVEAYEASVTLVRTLRAQEVRTAVVSSSKNCTAVLEAAGIAQLFDAQVDGNDIDRLGLGGKPAPDSFLEGARRLNVEAARAIVVEDAIAGVEAGCAGCFGMVIGVDRLGQSQALRKAGALAVVTSLAQVRVAEEPPSAWLLTYEGFDPAQEGVREAICALGNGYFTTRGTAPWARSDGTHYPGTYLAGGYNRLTTDIAGRTIENESLVNFPNWLPLGFRIGDGDWFDLKRVTILSYRQELDLRRAMLLRTVRFEDGQGRRSTLVERRLVSMADMHLAAVELRLIAENWSGPVTVRSAIDGRVVNSGAKLYLKFKDRHLEPLSGEAVDDEGICLLVRTCQSNLHVVQAARTQAFVDGERCGGPRRLVEEPGYIGQEFEITLEQGRTLALEKLCFLYTSRDQAISECATAARTAMARATTFEGAMAAHTLVWKNLWRRFDVHIVPAGGFHLNAMMLLRLNMVHLLQAVSPHSIGLDIGVPARGWTGEAYEGHIFWDELFIFPFLNYRMPEITRSLLMYRYRRLGEARAAARNAGFEGAMFPWQSGSDGQEETQDVNLNPRSLRWVPDNSYLQRHVGCAVAWNVWQYFQVTRDVEFLQFHGAELILEIARFWSSMATFNDQRERYEIHGVMGPDEFHESYPGAEKPGLANNAYTNLMVVWVLWRALDVIEFLPDIRRVELAARLALTPQEIARWEDISRRMFVPFHDDCIISQFEGYERLAELDWEGYRQRYGNIQRLDLILEAEGDSPNRYKLSKQPDVLMLFYLFSSEELGALFDRLGYPYDPGIIRRNVDYYNHRSSHGSTLSRVVHAWVLARSNRQQSLQFYAEALQSDVSDIQQGTTAEGVHLGAMAGTVDLVQRATTGIEVTGEVLRLNPQLPPELERLDMRIRYRGQSLDLRLMHDTITLRARETRMPPIRVCVRDETVELTGGSTRTFPLR; encoded by the coding sequence ATGAACCAGTTTGGCGCCACCATCTCCATCTCTCCTCGCGATTACGACGCTGTCCTGTTCGATCTGGACGGGGTGCTGACGAAGACCGCGAGCGTCCATGCAGCAGCCTGGAAACGGCTGTTCGACGACTTTCTCCGGCAGCGGGCAACCGGCACGGGGGAGCCCTTTGTTCCCTTTGATGCGCAGGAGGACTACCGGCGCTACGTGGATGGCAAGGCGCGCTACGACGGGGTACGGGACTTTCTGGCCTCCCGCGGCGTCGAACTGCCGTTCGCGGCACCCGCAGGCGATCCCGAAGCGCCGAACGTGCAGGCCCTGGGCAGGCTGAAGGACCGCTATTTCCGGGAACACCTGGAGCGGCATGGGGTCGAGGCGTACGAAGCGTCGGTAACCCTGGTGCGTACCCTGCGGGCGCAGGAGGTCAGGACGGCGGTAGTCTCGTCCAGCAAAAACTGTACTGCAGTGCTGGAGGCTGCCGGTATCGCACAGCTCTTCGACGCGCAGGTGGACGGAAACGACATCGATCGGCTCGGCCTGGGGGGTAAACCGGCGCCGGACTCGTTTCTCGAAGGGGCACGCCGCCTGAATGTGGAAGCGGCGCGTGCGATTGTTGTGGAGGATGCCATCGCCGGGGTTGAGGCGGGATGCGCCGGGTGCTTCGGCATGGTCATCGGGGTCGACCGGCTCGGCCAGTCGCAGGCTTTGCGCAAGGCCGGGGCCCTTGCCGTGGTCACCAGCCTGGCGCAGGTCCGGGTGGCTGAGGAGCCCCCTTCGGCCTGGCTTTTGACCTACGAAGGGTTCGATCCGGCCCAGGAGGGGGTGCGCGAAGCGATCTGCGCCCTGGGCAACGGCTATTTCACGACGCGCGGTACCGCCCCATGGGCGCGGTCGGACGGAACTCACTATCCCGGCACCTACCTGGCAGGGGGATACAACCGCTTGACGACCGACATCGCCGGCCGGACGATCGAGAACGAATCGCTGGTCAATTTTCCCAACTGGCTCCCCCTTGGTTTCCGCATCGGCGATGGCGACTGGTTCGACCTGAAGCGGGTCACGATTCTCTCCTACCGGCAGGAGCTCGACCTGCGGCGCGCCATGCTGCTGCGCACGGTGCGCTTCGAGGACGGGCAGGGGCGGCGCAGCACGCTTGTGGAGCGGCGCCTGGTCTCCATGGCCGATATGCATCTGGCGGCCGTTGAACTGCGGCTCATTGCCGAGAACTGGTCCGGACCGGTCACAGTGCGCTCGGCCATCGACGGGCGTGTCGTCAACAGCGGCGCCAAACTCTATCTGAAATTCAAGGACAGACACCTGGAGCCGCTGTCCGGGGAAGCGGTCGACGATGAGGGTATCTGTCTGCTGGTGCGCACCTGCCAGTCGAATCTCCACGTCGTCCAGGCGGCGCGCACGCAGGCCTTCGTGGATGGGGAGCGGTGCGGCGGACCGCGGCGGCTCGTCGAAGAACCGGGCTATATCGGCCAGGAATTCGAGATAACACTCGAACAGGGCCGGACCCTGGCTCTGGAGAAGCTCTGTTTCCTGTACACCTCGCGGGATCAGGCTATCTCGGAGTGCGCCACAGCGGCCCGCACGGCAATGGCCCGGGCCACGACCTTCGAAGGGGCCATGGCAGCGCATACCCTGGTATGGAAAAATCTGTGGCGCCGCTTCGACGTGCATATCGTACCAGCAGGGGGATTCCACCTGAACGCCATGATGCTGCTGCGGCTGAACATGGTGCACCTGCTGCAGGCGGTGTCGCCCCACTCCATCGGACTGGACATCGGTGTGCCGGCACGCGGCTGGACCGGCGAGGCATACGAGGGGCACATCTTCTGGGATGAACTCTTCATCTTTCCGTTCCTGAACTACCGTATGCCCGAAATCACCCGCTCGCTGCTCATGTACCGGTACCGGAGGCTCGGAGAGGCCCGCGCGGCTGCCAGGAACGCGGGATTCGAGGGGGCGATGTTCCCGTGGCAGAGCGGCAGCGACGGCCAGGAGGAAACCCAGGATGTCAACCTGAACCCCCGCTCCCTGCGCTGGGTTCCGGACAATTCCTACCTGCAGCGCCACGTGGGCTGCGCCGTGGCCTGGAACGTCTGGCAGTACTTCCAGGTGACCCGCGACGTGGAATTCCTGCAGTTCCACGGCGCAGAGCTGATCCTCGAGATCGCCCGGTTCTGGTCGAGCATGGCCACGTTCAACGATCAGCGGGAACGCTACGAGATCCACGGCGTGATGGGGCCCGACGAATTCCACGAGAGCTATCCGGGCGCGGAAAAACCGGGCCTTGCCAACAATGCCTACACCAACCTGATGGTGGTCTGGGTCCTCTGGCGGGCGCTCGATGTCATTGAATTCCTGCCCGACATCCGCCGGGTCGAACTCGCTGCACGCCTGGCGCTTACCCCCCAGGAAATCGCGCGCTGGGAGGATATCAGCCGCAGGATGTTCGTCCCGTTTCACGATGACTGCATCATCAGCCAGTTCGAGGGGTACGAGCGGCTCGCGGAACTCGATTGGGAAGGCTACCGGCAACGCTACGGCAACATTCAGCGCCTTGACCTCATCCTGGAGGCAGAGGGTGACAGCCCGAACCGCTACAAGCTCTCCAAGCAGCCCGACGTGCTGATGCTGTTCTACCTCTTTTCCTCCGAGGAACTGGGGGCGCTCTTCGATCGTCTGGGGTATCCCTACGATCCCGGCATCATCAGGCGCAACGTGGACTATTACAATCACCGCTCCTCCCACGGTTCCACGCTCTCGCGGGTGGTGCACGCCTGGGTGCTGGCGCGCTCGAACCGGCAACAGTCCCTGCAATTCTATGCCGAGGCGCTGCAGAGCGATGTGAGCGACATTCAGCAGGGCACCACCGCCGAAGGGGTGCACCTGGGAGCCATGGCCGGCACGGTCGACCTGGTGCAGCGTGCCACAACCGGCATCGAGGTGACGGGGGAGGTCCTGCGCCTCAATCCGCAATTACCCCCCGAACTGGAACGCCTTGACATGCGTATCCGCTACCGGGGGCAATCGCTCGATCTGCGGCTGATGCACGACACCATCACCCTGCGGGCGCGAGAGACACGGATGCCTCCCATCCGCGTCTGCGTCCGGGACGAAACCGTGGAGCTCACCGGGGGCAGCACAAGGACCTTCCCGCTCAGGTAG
- a CDS encoding STAS/SEC14 domain-containing protein — translation MGATVRQESSGILVVNISGGLLKEEMDGIQAAAMKRFGPQENARVLVVIESDFRGWVGDEAWNDMSFFIEHGDKIAKIAIVGDPKWETRMLMFAGAGFRRAPVKYFASGRLNEAYAWLG, via the coding sequence ATGGGCGCAACGGTTCGGCAGGAGTCGAGCGGCATCCTGGTGGTGAACATCTCCGGAGGCCTGCTCAAGGAAGAGATGGACGGCATTCAGGCTGCCGCCATGAAACGGTTCGGCCCCCAGGAGAATGCCCGGGTGCTGGTGGTTATCGAATCGGATTTCCGCGGTTGGGTGGGGGATGAAGCCTGGAACGACATGAGCTTTTTCATCGAGCACGGCGACAAAATCGCCAAAATCGCCATTGTCGGGGATCCGAAATGGGAAACCAGAATGCTGATGTTCGCCGGGGCAGGTTTCCGGCGCGCACCGGTGAAATACTTTGCCAGCGGCCGGTTGAACGAAGCGTACGCCTGGCTGGGATGA
- a CDS encoding DUF2254 domain-containing protein has product MLWSRWYSFKSYIRSALWVVPVIALLFEIIGSRLTEALGNRLVASGFIDQSKGLLDLGIPGARALLETIVTISISFLVFTFGSLLVAIQVASGQYTPRIIATTLLRDNAIRYSVGCFVFTLLFSLRTLNQMDTTVHQFQTLISGVLGALSVVVFLYLIDYAARMMRPVSIVHRIGQDGLAVIRSVYPLPTSGPPSPARHWSVLPCRTVHHRGSPGIVLAVDLEVLAARMQRMNGFVEFVPYVGDFIAEHEPLFRLYDEACSLVDHSLQGAVAFGTERTLEQDPTFALRILVDIALKALSPAINDPTTASLSIDQLHRMLFQAGSRHLQGSEITDKNGELRVVFRAPDWQDFVKLAFTEIRHCGAGSIQIARRLRAMGEDLIRALPEHRHAALLEELHLLDRTIEKHYVLPEDLALARVPDAQGLGSSRIAVSGFETK; this is encoded by the coding sequence ATGCTCTGGAGCAGGTGGTACAGCTTCAAAAGCTACATCAGATCGGCGCTGTGGGTTGTGCCGGTTATCGCCCTGCTATTCGAAATCATCGGGTCGCGCCTGACGGAGGCACTGGGTAACCGGCTCGTGGCCTCCGGATTTATTGACCAGTCGAAAGGGCTGCTGGACCTTGGCATCCCCGGGGCACGGGCGCTGCTTGAGACAATAGTAACCATCAGCATCTCGTTCCTCGTGTTCACCTTCGGCTCGCTGCTCGTGGCGATCCAGGTGGCGAGCGGCCAGTACACCCCGCGGATCATCGCCACGACCCTGCTCAGGGACAATGCCATCAGGTACTCGGTCGGCTGCTTCGTCTTCACGCTGCTCTTCAGCCTGAGAACGCTGAACCAGATGGACACCACGGTCCACCAGTTCCAGACGTTGATCTCGGGCGTGCTCGGCGCGCTCTCCGTGGTGGTTTTCCTCTACCTGATTGATTATGCGGCGCGGATGATGCGGCCGGTCAGCATCGTCCACCGCATTGGCCAGGATGGGCTGGCGGTCATCAGGAGCGTCTACCCTCTCCCCACCTCCGGTCCTCCCTCCCCTGCGCGCCACTGGAGCGTCCTTCCCTGCCGGACCGTTCACCATCGCGGTTCCCCCGGCATCGTACTCGCCGTGGATCTCGAGGTGCTGGCGGCACGTATGCAGCGTATGAACGGCTTCGTGGAATTCGTTCCCTACGTGGGGGATTTCATTGCCGAGCATGAACCTCTGTTCCGGCTGTATGACGAGGCCTGCTCACTCGTCGATCATTCGTTGCAGGGGGCGGTCGCCTTCGGGACCGAACGGACCCTTGAACAGGATCCGACCTTTGCTCTGCGCATTCTGGTCGATATTGCGCTCAAGGCGCTGTCTCCGGCCATCAACGATCCCACCACGGCCAGCCTTTCCATAGACCAGCTTCACCGCATGCTGTTCCAGGCGGGCTCCCGGCACCTGCAGGGCAGCGAGATTACCGACAAGAACGGTGAGCTGCGGGTCGTCTTCCGGGCGCCGGACTGGCAGGACTTCGTGAAGCTGGCGTTCACGGAAATACGCCATTGCGGCGCAGGCAGCATTCAAATCGCGCGGCGGCTGCGCGCAATGGGGGAAGACCTGATCCGGGCCCTGCCGGAACATCGCCATGCCGCCTTGCTGGAGGAACTGCACCTTCTGGATCGCACCATCGAAAAACACTACGTCCTGCCCGAGGACCTGGCCCTTGCACGCGTGCCCGACGCTCAGGGGCTCGGCAGCTCGCGGATTGCGGTGTCTGGTTTTGAGACGAAATAG
- the gap gene encoding type I glyceraldehyde-3-phosphate dehydrogenase has translation MATTVAINGFGRIGRLVLMAMAEQGLLGKEIDLVAVVDVGTDAKYFAYQLRYDSIHGRFPGEVATEKSEPSLEADDVLVINGQRIRCVAAAKSPDQLPWRQLSVDYVIESTGLYTDAEKAGLHLQAGAKKVLITAPGKGNLRTFVMGVNEGEYDPETHHVVSNASCTTNCLAPLVHVLLKEGIGIESGLMTTIHSYTATQKVVDGPSKKDWRGGRAAAVNIIPAATGAAKAVGEVLPAVKGKLTGMAFRVPTPDVSVVDLTFRSTRDSSIEEIDGLMKRASETYLKGQLAYTDEELVSTDFIHSDSSSIYDSLATVQNNLKGEKRLFKIVSWYDNEWGYSHRVVDLLLYMISRRK, from the coding sequence ATGGCAACGACAGTCGCAATCAACGGTTTCGGCAGGATCGGCAGACTGGTTCTCATGGCTATGGCGGAGCAGGGCCTGCTCGGCAAGGAGATAGATCTCGTTGCCGTGGTGGATGTGGGCACTGATGCGAAATATTTTGCCTATCAACTGAGGTACGACTCCATCCATGGGCGTTTTCCCGGAGAAGTGGCCACGGAGAAGAGCGAGCCCTCCCTGGAGGCAGATGATGTCTTGGTTATAAACGGACAGCGGATACGCTGCGTGGCAGCCGCCAAGTCGCCTGATCAGCTCCCCTGGCGTCAGCTGTCGGTCGACTACGTGATCGAATCAACGGGATTGTACACCGATGCGGAAAAAGCCGGGCTTCACCTGCAGGCCGGAGCAAAGAAAGTCCTCATCACCGCACCGGGCAAGGGTAACCTGAGAACATTCGTGATGGGGGTGAATGAAGGGGAGTACGACCCCGAAACCCACCATGTGGTTTCCAATGCCTCCTGCACCACCAACTGCCTTGCCCCCCTGGTGCACGTCCTGTTGAAGGAGGGGATCGGGATAGAGTCCGGCCTGATGACCACGATCCACTCCTACACGGCGACCCAGAAAGTCGTCGACGGACCGTCCAAGAAGGACTGGCGCGGCGGCCGGGCCGCGGCCGTCAACATCATCCCGGCGGCGACCGGGGCAGCCAAGGCGGTGGGTGAAGTGCTTCCCGCAGTCAAGGGCAAACTGACCGGCATGGCCTTTCGCGTGCCGACCCCCGACGTTTCGGTGGTGGACCTCACCTTCCGCTCGACGCGCGACAGCTCCATCGAGGAGATCGACGGTCTCATGAAGCGCGCTTCCGAAACCTACCTCAAGGGGCAATTGGCATATACCGACGAGGAGCTGGTTTCCACCGATTTCATCCATTCCGACAGTTCATCCATCTACGACTCCCTTGCCACTGTTCAGAACAACCTGAAGGGGGAAAAGAGGCTGTTCAAGATCGTTTCCTGGTACGACAACGAATGGGGATACTCCCATCGTGTGGTCGATCTGCTGCTCTACATGATTTCCCGGAGAAAATAG
- a CDS encoding L-lactate dehydrogenase, translating to MKAGIVGCGFVGSSAAYAMALQGVASEMVLIDLNTELARAQAEDILHATPFSYPVRLNAGEYRDLAGAALVILACGVAQKPGESRLQLLERNALIFRQVVPQVLSHAPDALLLVATNPVDIITEMVTKISGLPPARVFGSGTILDTARFRTLLGDFFGISPHSVHAHVIGEHGDSEVLVWSSAQIGGVRLEEFARQGGVALDDKARARIDDGVRRAAYRIIAGKQATYYGIGAGLSRLAQAVRNNECGVFTLSMHEEEDGELRGTCLSLPRILGSAGVVATLRPSLSAEEHAGLLRSARTLREAAGAISI from the coding sequence ATGAAAGCAGGCATTGTCGGTTGCGGTTTCGTGGGAAGCAGTGCGGCATACGCCATGGCGCTGCAGGGAGTTGCCAGCGAAATGGTGCTGATCGATCTCAATACCGAACTTGCCCGGGCCCAGGCAGAGGATATTCTCCATGCCACCCCCTTTTCCTATCCGGTCCGGCTGAATGCGGGGGAGTACCGGGATCTGGCCGGAGCCGCCCTGGTCATTCTCGCCTGCGGAGTGGCGCAGAAACCGGGAGAGAGCAGGCTGCAGCTCCTTGAGAGAAATGCCCTGATCTTTCGGCAAGTGGTGCCCCAGGTTCTCTCCCATGCCCCGGATGCGCTGCTCCTGGTAGCCACGAACCCGGTGGACATCATCACGGAAATGGTGACCAAAATATCAGGCCTGCCCCCTGCCCGCGTCTTCGGATCGGGCACCATCCTCGATACGGCACGCTTTCGCACCCTTTTGGGGGATTTTTTCGGCATATCCCCCCACTCGGTGCATGCCCACGTCATTGGCGAACATGGGGATTCCGAGGTGCTGGTATGGTCGAGCGCTCAGATCGGAGGAGTGAGGCTGGAAGAGTTCGCCAGGCAGGGGGGCGTAGCGCTGGACGACAAGGCCAGGGCGCGTATCGATGACGGGGTACGGCGGGCCGCCTACCGGATCATCGCCGGCAAACAGGCGACCTATTACGGCATCGGAGCCGGACTGTCCAGGCTGGCCCAGGCGGTCCGCAACAACGAATGCGGTGTCTTCACCCTCTCCATGCATGAAGAGGAGGACGGAGAACTGCGGGGCACCTGCCTGTCCCTGCCGCGCATACTCGGGTCGGCCGGCGTGGTAGCAACGTTGCGCCCTTCGCTCTCGGCCGAGGAACACGCGGGATTGCTGAGAAGCGCCAGGACGCTGCGCGAAGCGGCGGGCGCGATTTCGATCTGA
- a CDS encoding anaerobic C4-dicarboxylate transporter family protein translates to MKIVLEFCVVLAAIFIGSRAGGVGLGLWGGVGIFVLTTFFGLAPTAPPVDVILIILAVVMAASVMEAAGGIDYLVGIAERIIRRNPRQITIVAPLVSYFFTFGAGTGHIFYPLLPIMYEVAYENGIRPERPMAVSSIASQQAITASPVSAATAAMIALFAPLGIGLPTIMAISMGGTLAGVIVAALVQTRVGVPLAEDPEYQRRLLAGEVQPPAGLGGEVLKRELPPGARLSALLFLGGAAFIVVSGLFPSLIPKVPVSGRMTTIPMPLCIQIIMLSIGAVSLLITDAPVAKVVKTDVAQSGLTAVIGIFGLAWLGDTFIKGNEAVIIGGIGDICKHYPILFAFGLFFASVLLFSQAATTRALMPLGIGLAISPAFLIAMWPAVNGYFFLPTYGTIIAAINFDRSGTTRIGRFVFNHSFMLPGLIATTVAVLAGIGIALAFR, encoded by the coding sequence ATGAAGATCGTACTGGAGTTTTGCGTGGTGCTCGCCGCCATCTTCATAGGCAGCCGGGCCGGCGGGGTCGGCCTCGGGCTCTGGGGGGGCGTGGGCATCTTCGTGCTGACCACATTTTTCGGCCTGGCTCCCACGGCGCCGCCGGTGGACGTGATACTGATCATCCTGGCGGTGGTCATGGCCGCTTCAGTCATGGAGGCGGCCGGCGGCATCGATTATCTGGTGGGCATCGCCGAGAGGATCATCCGCCGGAATCCCCGACAGATCACCATCGTGGCGCCGCTCGTCTCCTACTTCTTCACCTTTGGCGCCGGCACCGGCCATATCTTCTACCCGCTGCTGCCGATCATGTACGAGGTGGCCTACGAGAACGGCATCCGGCCCGAACGCCCCATGGCCGTATCATCCATCGCCTCGCAGCAGGCGATTACCGCGAGCCCGGTTTCGGCGGCAACGGCGGCGATGATCGCCCTGTTCGCTCCCCTGGGCATCGGCCTGCCGACCATCATGGCAATTTCCATGGGCGGCACCCTGGCAGGGGTCATCGTGGCGGCTTTGGTCCAGACCCGGGTCGGGGTGCCGCTGGCGGAGGACCCCGAGTACCAGCGCCGCCTCCTGGCTGGCGAGGTCCAACCCCCCGCAGGCCTCGGCGGAGAGGTCCTGAAGAGGGAGCTTCCCCCCGGCGCCCGGCTGAGTGCTCTTCTGTTTCTGGGTGGAGCGGCCTTCATCGTTGTGTCGGGGCTCTTTCCCTCCCTGATCCCCAAGGTGCCGGTCAGCGGCAGGATGACGACGATACCGATGCCCCTCTGCATCCAGATCATCATGCTTTCCATCGGGGCGGTCTCACTACTGATCACCGATGCGCCGGTGGCCAAGGTAGTCAAAACCGATGTGGCACAGTCGGGACTGACCGCGGTCATCGGTATCTTCGGCCTGGCCTGGCTGGGGGACACCTTCATCAAGGGAAATGAAGCGGTCATCATCGGCGGCATCGGCGACATCTGCAAGCACTATCCCATCCTCTTCGCCTTCGGCCTCTTCTTCGCCTCGGTGCTCCTGTTCAGCCAGGCGGCCACGACCCGGGCCCTGATGCCGCTCGGCATCGGCCTGGCCATCAGTCCGGCCTTCCTGATCGCCATGTGGCCGGCAGTGAACGGCTATTTCTTTCTGCCGACCTACGGCACCATCATCGCCGCCATCAATTTCGACCGGAGCGGCACGACCCGCATCGGCCGGTTCGTCTTCAATCATTCCTTCATGCTGCCGGGGCTGATTGCAACCACTGTTGCCGTGCTGGCCGGCATCGGCATCGCGCTGGCCTTCAGATAA